TAATTACATGACTTATAAGCTCAATCATCATCAGCATATTCCAGAGATTGTACAAACTTTGCAGGCTTTTGATGCTGATATGCCGGAGATTCAGTTTTCAACGTCGCTTTTACCGGTTAATCGTGGAATCATGGCTACAGTTTATTGCAAATTGAAGAAGGACGTAGCTGTCTCTGATATCGCTTCAGCCTTTGCAAAAGCCTATGATGATAAACCTTTTGTACGTGTACAAGAAAACTTACCAGAACTACATAATGTCATTGGATCGAATTTTACAGACATCGGCTTTGCCTATAATGAGAAAACCAATGTTATGACAGTTATTTCAGTCATTGATAATCTGCTAAAAGGAGCATCTGGACAGGCAGTGCAAAATCTCAACCTCATGCAGGGGTGGGATGAGACGGAAGGTTTACATATGAAACCGTCATACTTGTAGATGTAAGCATAGAGTTAGGAGAAAAAATATGAAAGTCATAGATGGAACAATTGCTAGCCCGCTAGGATTCTCAGCAGATGGGCTACATGCAGGATTTAAAAAGAGAAAGATGGATTTTGGTTGGATTGTCTCTGAAAAGCCAGCTAGTGTTGCAGGTGTTTACACGACCAACAAGGTTATTGCAGCTCCTCTGATTGTAACCAAGACCTCGGTGAAAAAAGCTGGTAAAATGAGGGCTATTGTCGTTAACTCAGGTGTAGCCAATTCTTGTACAGGGACCCAAGGCTTAGAAGATGCATACACCATGCAGGAGTGGACAGCTGAAAAGCTAGGTGTTGAACCTGATATGATTGGTGTGGCTTCTACAGGGATTATCGGTGAGTTGCTACCAATGGATACCTTGAAAAATGGTCTTTCCAAGTTGGTGGTAAATGGAAACGCGAATGATTTTGCCAAGGCGATTTTGACGACAGATACAGCGACTAAGACTATTGCTGTGACGGAGACTTTTGGACGTGATGTAGTCACTATGGCTGGTGTTGCTAAGGGCTCAGGTATGATTCACCCTAATATGGCGACAATGCTTGGGTTTATTACTTGTGATGCTAATATTTCTAGCGATACTCTTCAATTGGCCTTGAGCCAAAATGTTGAAAAGACCTTTAATCAGATTACGGTTGATGGGGATACTTCGACCAATGATATGGTTCTTGTCATGTCCAATGGTTGCGCGCTCAATGATGAGATTCTGCCAGATACACCAGAGTTCGATAAATTTTCGAAAATGCTTAATTTCGTGATGCAAGAACTGGCTAAGAAGATTGCCAAGGATGGTGAAGGCGCCAATAAGCTCATCCAGGTTGATGTGGTCAATGCTCCTAATGCCCTTGATGCCCGTATGATGGCAAAATCTGTAGTCGGTTCAAGTCTGGTCAAAACAGCCATCTTTGGTGAAGATCCTAACTGGGGGCGTATTTTAGCTGCTGTTGGCTATGCCGGTGTGGATGTGCCTGTGGACAATGTTGATATCATGCTTGGCGGTCTGCCAGTCATGCTAGCCTCTAGTCCTGTGACCTTTGATGATGAAGAAATGAAAGACATCATGCACGGGGATGAAGTGACCATAACAGTAGACCTTCATTCGGGCCAAGAAAAAGGGACGGCATGGGGTTGTGACCTCTCTTACGATTACGTTAAAATTAACGCTCTCTACCACACCTAGACTATTTATGACAAAGGAGTTAACTAATGACTACCGAATATATTGTAATTAAGATTGGTGGAGTAGCCAGTAAACAGCTAACTCCTGAGATACTGGCTAAACTGTCAGAATGGCAGCAGGCTGGTCAAAAAATAATCATCGTCCATGGGGGTGGCTTTGCTATCAATCAACTCATGGAGGAACATGACATCACAATTCACAAGGTCAATAGTCTACGTGTGACGAGTCAGTCAGATATGGTCTTAATTAAAGAAGCCTTGGTTGACATAGTTGGGAAAAACTTGGCGGGTCAGTTGACACAAGCGGGTTTTCCAATCTATCAGGTTGTAGATGAGCTGCCAGATCTTGTTCATGCTGATTTTTTAGATCAAGAGATCTATGGTTACGTGGGAGAGGTCAAGTCTATTACTAATCAGACCCTAGTGGCACTTCTATCTCAAGGCAAGATACCATTGATTCCTAGCTTAGGTTACAGTGAGCAGGGTGATTTGCTGAATATCAACGCCGATTACCTTGCAAGAGCGGTGGCTATTAGTCTAGGAGCCAAAAAGCTTATTCTCATGACAGATGTCAAGGGTGTTTTAGAGAATGGGCAGGTTTTGAATCATTTGAATATTGTAGATGTTCAGAAAAAAGTAGATTCAGGTGTGATTACTGGAGGCATGATTCCTAAAATTCAAAGCGCTGTTCAGACGGTTGAATCTGGTGTTGATCAGGTCATTATTGGTGATAACCTTACAGATGGTACAATAATCAAGGAGTAAACGATGACAAAATTATTTTCAAATTATAAACGGGCAGCGATTGATTTTGCTTCGGCTCAAGGCAATTATTTGACAGATACCACTGGCAAGACCTATTTGGATTTTTCATCTGGTATCGGGGTGACTAATCTTGGCTATCATCCCCGTGTCAATCAAGCTCTAACAGATCAGGTAGGCAAGATTTTGCACCAGCCTAACCTTTATTACAATCAGTTGCAAGAAGATGTTGCCGGTCTTTTAACTGGTGACAAGGACTATCTGGCCTTTTTCTGTAACAGTGGTGCAGAAGCCAATGAGGCAGCCATAAAAATCGCCCGTAAGGCATCGGGTAAACAAGAAATCATTACCTTCCAAAATTCCTTCCACGGTCGAACCTTCGGATCCATGTCTGCCACTGGTCAGGATAAAATCAAACAAGGTTTTGGTGAAGGCGTGCCCCACTTTAGCTATGCCATTTTTAACGACATGGACAGTGTTAAGGCTCTAGCCAATAAAGAAACGTCGGCCATTATGCTTGAGTTGGTTCAAGGAGAATCAGGTGTTCAACCAGCGGACAAGGCCTTTGTCAAGGCTTTGTCTGATTACTGTCAGGAAACTGGTATTTATCTCATCGTAGACGAAGTTCAGACTGGTATTGGTCGTACTGGCAAGCTCTTTGCTTATGAACATTACGATATTGAGCCAGACATCTTTACCCTGGCCAAAGGTTTGGCAAATGGTGTACCAGTTGGTGCCATGCTTGCTAAGTCATCTCTTGGAGGGGCTTTCTCTTATGGAAGTCACGGCTCTACTTTTGGTGGCAATAAACTATCTATGGCAGCGGCCAAGGCTACGCTTGAAGTCATGTTGACTCCAGGTTTTCTGGATACTGCCCTTGAAAATGGGAACAAGCTACAAGTTA
This region of Streptococcus thermophilus genomic DNA includes:
- the argJ gene encoding bifunctional glutamate N-acetyltransferase/amino-acid acetyltransferase ArgJ — protein: MKVIDGTIASPLGFSADGLHAGFKKRKMDFGWIVSEKPASVAGVYTTNKVIAAPLIVTKTSVKKAGKMRAIVVNSGVANSCTGTQGLEDAYTMQEWTAEKLGVEPDMIGVASTGIIGELLPMDTLKNGLSKLVVNGNANDFAKAILTTDTATKTIAVTETFGRDVVTMAGVAKGSGMIHPNMATMLGFITCDANISSDTLQLALSQNVEKTFNQITVDGDTSTNDMVLVMSNGCALNDEILPDTPEFDKFSKMLNFVMQELAKKIAKDGEGANKLIQVDVVNAPNALDARMMAKSVVGSSLVKTAIFGEDPNWGRILAAVGYAGVDVPVDNVDIMLGGLPVMLASSPVTFDDEEMKDIMHGDEVTITVDLHSGQEKGTAWGCDLSYDYVKINALYHT
- the argB gene encoding acetylglutamate kinase; its protein translation is MTTEYIVIKIGGVASKQLTPEILAKLSEWQQAGQKIIIVHGGGFAINQLMEEHDITIHKVNSLRVTSQSDMVLIKEALVDIVGKNLAGQLTQAGFPIYQVVDELPDLVHADFLDQEIYGYVGEVKSITNQTLVALLSQGKIPLIPSLGYSEQGDLLNINADYLARAVAISLGAKKLILMTDVKGVLENGQVLNHLNIVDVQKKVDSGVITGGMIPKIQSAVQTVESGVDQVIIGDNLTDGTIIKE
- a CDS encoding acetylornithine transaminase: MTKLFSNYKRAAIDFASAQGNYLTDTTGKTYLDFSSGIGVTNLGYHPRVNQALTDQVGKILHQPNLYYNQLQEDVAGLLTGDKDYLAFFCNSGAEANEAAIKIARKASGKQEIITFQNSFHGRTFGSMSATGQDKIKQGFGEGVPHFSYAIFNDMDSVKALANKETSAIMLELVQGESGVQPADKAFVKALSDYCQETGIYLIVDEVQTGIGRTGKLFAYEHYDIEPDIFTLAKGLANGVPVGAMLAKSSLGGAFSYGSHGSTFGGNKLSMAAAKATLEVMLTPGFLDTALENGNKLQVKLQEVLSDKETVTTVRGLGYMIGIETTGNLSELVQAARDKGLIVLTAGTNVIRLLPPITLSDAGIEKGVAILSEIFD